The following coding sequences are from one Haemophilus haemolyticus window:
- the tldD gene encoding metalloprotease TldD, which produces MLNQVSNTLLTPSNLSTKALLNIFDMMSHRNIDYADLYFQLSQDESWVLEDGIIKEGGFHIDRGVGVRAVSGEKTGFAYSDQINLASLQQCAEAVKGIAQVKQGNLISPSAFNVVNPIARYAEINPLESLTKEKKIELLHLVDRTARAEDHRVTRVSASLSSVYEEILVMATDGTLAADIRPLVRLSISVLVEKNGKRERGSCGSGGRFGLDWFFEVIDGDIRAVRFAKEAVRQALVNLSAVAAPAGLMPVVLGAGWPGVLLHEAVGHGLEGDFNRKESSLFTGKIGEQVTSPLCTIVDDGTIENRRGSLTIDDEGVPSQCNVLIKDGILQGYMQDKMNARLMGVAPTGNGRRESYAHLPMPRMTNTYMLSGQSQFDDLIASVEQGIYAPHFGGGQVDITSGKFVFSTSEAYLIEKGKITKPVKGATLIGSGIEVMQKISMVADKSELDLGIGVCGKEGQSVPVGVGQPALKIDEITVGGTN; this is translated from the coding sequence ATGTTAAACCAAGTTTCAAATACATTACTGACACCAAGTAATCTTTCAACTAAAGCATTGCTCAATATTTTCGACATGATGTCGCATCGTAATATTGACTATGCTGATTTGTATTTTCAACTTAGCCAAGATGAAAGTTGGGTATTGGAAGATGGCATTATAAAAGAAGGCGGTTTTCATATTGATCGTGGTGTTGGCGTGCGGGCAGTTTCTGGTGAGAAAACAGGCTTTGCTTATTCTGATCAAATTAATCTTGCTTCTTTGCAGCAATGTGCGGAGGCGGTAAAGGGGATTGCGCAAGTAAAACAGGGAAATTTGATTTCGCCATCCGCTTTTAATGTTGTAAATCCTATTGCTCGTTATGCAGAGATTAATCCTTTGGAAAGTTTGACTAAAGAGAAAAAAATTGAGCTATTACATTTGGTTGATCGTACAGCACGCGCGGAAGACCATCGAGTAACCCGCGTATCAGCAAGTCTTAGTTCCGTTTATGAGGAAATATTAGTCATGGCGACGGATGGTACGTTAGCTGCAGATATTCGTCCTTTAGTTCGCTTATCTATTTCTGTGTTAGTAGAGAAAAATGGAAAACGTGAACGAGGAAGTTGTGGTTCTGGTGGGCGTTTCGGTTTAGATTGGTTCTTTGAAGTGATTGATGGCGATATTAGAGCAGTACGATTTGCTAAAGAAGCGGTTCGTCAAGCTTTAGTAAACCTTAGTGCAGTTGCAGCACCTGCAGGATTAATGCCAGTTGTATTAGGTGCGGGTTGGCCTGGTGTGTTGTTACACGAGGCTGTAGGGCACGGTTTAGAAGGGGATTTTAATCGTAAAGAAAGTTCACTTTTCACAGGCAAGATTGGTGAACAAGTGACTTCACCGTTATGTACGATTGTGGATGATGGCACGATTGAAAATCGTCGAGGATCATTGACTATTGATGATGAAGGTGTACCAAGCCAGTGCAATGTACTCATCAAAGACGGGATTTTGCAGGGTTACATGCAAGATAAAATGAATGCCCGTTTGATGGGCGTAGCACCAACAGGGAATGGCCGTCGAGAGTCTTATGCCCACTTACCAATGCCTAGAATGACTAACACCTATATGCTTTCTGGACAAAGTCAGTTTGATGATTTGATTGCTTCTGTAGAACAGGGGATTTATGCACCGCACTTTGGTGGCGGTCAAGTGGATATTACGTCTGGTAAATTTGTATTTTCCACTTCAGAAGCTTATTTAATTGAAAAAGGAAAAATTACGAAACCTGTGAAGGGCGCAACTTTAATTGGCAGTGGCATTGAAGTGATGCAAAAGATTTCTATGGTTGCAGATAAATCAGAACTTGATTTAGGTATCGGAGTTTGTGGTAAAGAAGGGCAAAGTGTGCCAGTTGGTGTTGGACAGCCCGCACTAAAAATTGATGAAATTACCGTGGGTGGTACAAATTAA
- a CDS encoding NlpC/P60 family protein: MLKRILVIIGLATLATACSNGPRTANHQVISESDDAQLTGLINHLEKGNRASIFHKVRTNRSSALMGDKALAGVYNEWVGTSYRMGGTTKRGIDCSAFMQTTFSEAFGIELPRSTAEQRYLGKQISKSELKKGDLVFFRKNNHVGVYIGNNQFMHASTGQGVTISSLDEEYWARTYTQSRRIM, from the coding sequence ATGTTGAAAAGAATTTTAGTTATTATCGGTTTAGCGACGCTCGCAACTGCTTGTTCTAATGGTCCTCGAACGGCAAATCATCAAGTTATTTCAGAAAGTGATGATGCTCAATTAACCGGTTTGATTAATCATTTAGAAAAAGGTAATCGCGCAAGTATTTTCCACAAAGTGAGAACAAACCGTTCATCTGCATTGATGGGAGATAAGGCTTTAGCTGGTGTTTACAATGAATGGGTAGGCACTAGTTATCGTATGGGCGGTACAACTAAACGTGGTATTGATTGTTCTGCATTTATGCAAACAACTTTTTCTGAAGCCTTTGGTATTGAATTGCCTCGTTCTACGGCTGAACAGCGTTATTTAGGTAAACAAATTAGTAAATCAGAGTTGAAAAAAGGCGATTTAGTATTCTTCCGTAAAAATAACCATGTCGGTGTTTATATTGGTAACAACCAATTTATGCACGCAAGTACAGGGCAAGGTGTGACGATAAGTTCCCTTGATGAAGAATACTGGGCTAGAACTTACACTCAATCGCGTCGTATCATGTAA
- the fbp gene encoding class 1 fructose-bisphosphatase translates to MKTLSEFIVERQAEYPNAKGELSGILSSIRLLAKIIHRDINKAGLTNILGQSGVENVQGESQMKLDLFAHNTMKAALMAREEVAGFASEEEESFIAFDTERGRNAKYIILTDPLDGSSNIDVNVSVGTIFSIYRRVSPIGTPVTLEDFLQPGNKQVAAGYIVYGSSTMLVYTTGNGVNGFTYDPSIGTFCLSHENMQMPKTGRIYSINEGQYLKFPQGVKKYIKYCQEEDKVTHRPYASRYIGSLVADFHRNLLKGGIYIYPSATNYPNGKLRLLYEGNPIAFLAEQAGGVATDGYRRILDIEPTALHERVPLFVGSEDMVKKAQEMMEEFKE, encoded by the coding sequence ATGAAAACATTGAGTGAATTTATCGTTGAACGCCAAGCAGAATACCCAAATGCAAAAGGGGAATTGAGTGGTATTTTGTCGTCAATTCGTCTTTTAGCGAAAATTATTCACCGAGATATTAATAAAGCAGGCTTAACAAATATTCTCGGCCAATCAGGTGTTGAAAACGTACAAGGCGAAAGTCAAATGAAACTTGATTTATTCGCCCATAACACGATGAAAGCGGCATTAATGGCACGTGAAGAAGTGGCTGGGTTTGCATCTGAAGAAGAAGAAAGTTTTATCGCATTTGATACGGAACGTGGGCGCAATGCAAAATACATTATTTTAACTGATCCCCTTGATGGTTCTTCAAATATTGATGTAAACGTATCCGTCGGTACGATTTTCTCTATTTACCGCCGCGTATCTCCAATTGGCACTCCAGTCACCTTAGAAGATTTCTTACAACCAGGGAATAAACAAGTTGCCGCAGGTTATATTGTTTACGGATCATCAACTATGTTGGTATATACCACTGGTAATGGGGTTAACGGCTTTACTTATGACCCATCAATCGGTACATTCTGTCTATCACATGAAAATATGCAAATGCCAAAAACTGGCCGTATTTATTCCATTAATGAAGGGCAATACCTCAAATTCCCACAAGGTGTGAAAAAATATATTAAATATTGCCAAGAAGAAGACAAAGTGACTCATCGCCCTTACGCCTCTCGCTATATTGGTTCACTTGTAGCAGACTTTCACCGCAACTTATTAAAAGGCGGCATTTATATTTACCCAAGTGCAACTAACTATCCAAATGGCAAACTTCGTTTATTATATGAAGGCAATCCAATTGCATTTTTAGCGGAGCAAGCGGGCGGTGTCGCAACGGATGGTTATCGCCGAATTTTAGATATCGAACCAACCGCACTTCATGAACGCGTTCCACTATTTGTTGGTTCAGAAGATATGGTGAAAAAAGCACAAGAAATGATGGAAGAATTTAAAGAATAA
- the truA gene encoding tRNA pseudouridine(38-40) synthase TruA, with protein MKIALGIEYNGQNYYGWQRQEKVRSVQEELEKALSCIANEKIDIFCAGRTDSGVSGTGQVIHFETNAVRPEKAWAFGTNAHLPDDIAVSWAKQVDDEFHARFSATARRYRYILYCNKLRSAILAGGITHCHLDLDAEKMHQAGQCLLGEHDFSSFRAAQCQSHTPWRNVHHLNVSRIGKYIIVDIQANAFVHHMVRNIVGSLIEVGARNQPIEWMQWLLKQKNRQLAAPTAKPDGLYLVDVIYPQKFDIPKRPIGPLFLEDGLLNRTLE; from the coding sequence ATGAAAATCGCATTAGGCATTGAGTATAACGGACAAAATTATTATGGTTGGCAGAGACAAGAAAAAGTCCGCAGTGTACAAGAAGAATTAGAAAAGGCGCTTTCTTGTATTGCGAATGAAAAAATTGACATATTTTGTGCTGGCAGAACGGATTCTGGTGTGAGTGGAACGGGGCAGGTTATTCATTTTGAAACGAATGCGGTTCGTCCAGAGAAGGCTTGGGCTTTTGGTACGAATGCTCATTTACCCGATGACATTGCAGTGAGTTGGGCAAAACAAGTCGATGATGAATTCCATGCAAGATTTTCTGCAACAGCACGCCGTTACCGCTATATTCTTTATTGTAATAAATTACGCTCTGCGATTTTAGCGGGGGGAATAACTCATTGCCATTTAGATTTAGATGCCGAAAAAATGCATCAAGCAGGGCAATGTTTATTAGGGGAACATGATTTTTCCTCTTTCCGCGCTGCACAATGTCAGTCTCATACGCCTTGGCGTAATGTGCATCATTTGAATGTGTCTCGTATCGGAAAATATATTATTGTTGATATTCAAGCGAATGCTTTTGTGCATCATATGGTGCGCAATATTGTGGGAAGTTTGATTGAGGTCGGTGCTAGAAATCAGCCGATTGAATGGATGCAATGGCTACTTAAGCAGAAAAATCGTCAGCTTGCCGCACCAACAGCAAAACCTGATGGATTGTATTTGGTGGATGTGATTTATCCACAAAAGTTTGATATTCCTAAACGCCCAATTGGTCCTTTATTTTTAGAGGATGGTTTATTAAATCGCACTTTGGAATAA
- a CDS encoding YeiH family protein, with amino-acid sequence MNTRPFYFGLIFIAIIAVLASYLGSTDFSHHYHISALIIAILLGMVIGNTIYPQFSAQVEKGVLFAKGPLLRTGIVLYGFRLTFGDIADVGLNAVVTDAIMLISTFFLTALLGIRYLKMDKQLVYLTGAGCSICGAAAVMAAEPVTKAESHKVSVAIAVVVIFGTLSIFTYPFFYTWSQNLINAHQFGIYVGSSVHEVAQVYAIGGNIDPIVANTAVITKMIRVMMLAPFLLMLSWLLTRSNEVSENTSHKITIPWFAVLFIGVAIFNSFDLLPKELVKLLVEIDSFLLISAMAALGLTTQSSAIKKAGLKPLILGILIYLWLVIGGFLVNYGISKLI; translated from the coding sequence ATGAACACTCGTCCCTTTTATTTCGGACTTATATTTATCGCGATTATCGCTGTACTTGCTAGCTACTTAGGGAGTACCGACTTTTCTCATCACTATCATATCAGTGCCTTAATTATTGCCATCTTGCTGGGAATGGTAATCGGCAATACCATTTACCCGCAATTTTCTGCACAAGTGGAAAAAGGTGTATTATTTGCGAAAGGTCCTCTTCTTCGCACCGGCATTGTGCTATATGGTTTTCGCCTAACTTTTGGCGATATCGCCGATGTTGGCTTAAATGCTGTCGTCACTGATGCAATCATGCTGATTTCAACCTTTTTTCTTACCGCACTTTTGGGCATTCGTTATCTAAAAATGGATAAACAATTAGTTTATCTCACTGGGGCTGGATGTAGTATTTGTGGTGCGGCAGCGGTTATGGCGGCAGAGCCTGTTACCAAAGCAGAATCTCATAAAGTTTCAGTGGCGATTGCCGTAGTGGTCATTTTCGGGACGCTTTCTATTTTTACTTATCCATTTTTCTACACCTGGTCACAAAATTTAATTAACGCTCATCAATTCGGCATTTATGTGGGCTCTAGCGTACATGAAGTGGCTCAAGTTTACGCTATCGGGGGAAATATAGATCCTATCGTGGCGAATACCGCCGTCATTACCAAAATGATCCGAGTAATGATGCTCGCACCATTTTTATTAATGCTTTCTTGGTTATTAACGCGTAGTAATGAGGTATCAGAAAATACGTCACACAAAATTACAATTCCTTGGTTTGCTGTACTTTTTATTGGCGTTGCCATTTTTAATTCTTTTGATTTATTACCAAAAGAACTCGTGAAATTATTAGTTGAAATCGATTCTTTCTTATTAATTTCAGCGATGGCTGCGCTCGGCTTAACTACGCAATCAAGCGCAATAAAGAAAGCAGGACTAAAACCTCTGATTTTAGGGATACTGATTTATTTATGGCTAGTGATTGGTGGATTTTTAGTGAACTATGGAATATCAAAATTAATATAA
- a CDS encoding ATP-binding cassette domain-containing protein, whose amino-acid sequence MPLLQVEDLTKTFKGRKRLFGTSDFNAVENVSFSLERQQTLAIIGKNGSGKSTLVKMIAGITQPTSGRILFNDHKLQFEDFQYRAQHIRMVFQDANSAFNPRLNIGEALDAPLRLATDWDEERRNQKIFETLLLVGLYPDYTNLKIKNLSISQKQRVALARALILEPEIIIIDDALGNLDASVRIQLLNLTLDLQQRLGISYIYVGQDLGVIKHIADTVIVMDKGKMIKSGTPKTLFTDPQTDVTGRLVESYFGKILDESAWVKETHTN is encoded by the coding sequence ATGCCGTTATTACAAGTAGAAGATTTGACGAAAACCTTTAAAGGTCGCAAACGTTTATTTGGCACGAGTGACTTTAATGCGGTAGAAAATGTAAGTTTTTCTCTTGAACGCCAACAAACCTTAGCAATTATCGGCAAAAATGGTTCTGGGAAATCAACGTTAGTAAAAATGATCGCAGGCATTACACAGCCCACTTCTGGCAGAATTTTATTTAACGATCATAAATTGCAATTTGAGGATTTTCAATACCGCGCGCAACATATTCGAATGGTGTTCCAAGATGCAAATTCAGCGTTTAATCCTCGCTTAAATATCGGTGAGGCATTAGATGCGCCACTACGTTTAGCAACAGATTGGGATGAAGAACGTCGCAATCAAAAAATCTTTGAAACACTGTTACTTGTAGGGCTTTACCCCGATTACACAAATCTAAAAATCAAAAATCTTTCTATCAGCCAAAAACAGCGTGTCGCTTTGGCTCGCGCGCTGATTTTAGAACCTGAGATAATCATTATAGATGATGCTCTTGGCAATCTAGATGCTTCAGTACGCATTCAGCTACTAAATTTAACCCTTGATCTGCAGCAACGTTTAGGTATCTCTTACATTTATGTAGGGCAAGACCTCGGCGTGATTAAACATATTGCAGACACAGTCATCGTGATGGATAAAGGGAAAATGATAAAGAGCGGTACGCCTAAAACGCTATTTACCGATCCTCAAACAGATGTAACTGGCCGTTTAGTGGAAAGTTATTTTGGAAAAATTTTGGATGAAAGTGCTTGGGTAAAGGAAACTCATACTAACTAA